CACTTCGCCATCACATAAGCAAGACTTTTACATGTGAGAGGATTACATTTGTAAGGAAGTGCAAGGCTCACACTCTGTACATGAAATAGCCTTTAGGGAAATCTACCAGCAAAAGTTAGATCATCAGAGGAAAGTTTAGCCTCTTATTCCTACaggaacagcaaaaacaaacagccAATGTTTCTTAGCCAAGTAAACATGAAAAACTCACCTAACGATTGGTTTACTTCAGTTCTTTTTACCAAACATTATGTCAAgctttcaacaaaaaaaaaatacaaagaaacaaacatgccccaatatatgaaagaaacacaacaaaaattgtaaaaaaaaaaaaaaagaagaagaagaagaagaaagaaagaaaactaaattaaTAATGAAAGTACATGTGCAATTATGtgacatcaattttttttttttttttggtgacatcAAATTTTAAAACCTGTAATCAGTGAAAGACAAGCCTGGTGcactgtaatccatggggtcacaaacagtcggacaccactgatcaactaaacaacaacaaatcagtgAATTTAATTTTCTAGTAACATAAGCTATTCGTTCTACAAGAGGTATAATTTGAATAGTCTACAAACAATATTTTAACATTAAGTACCTGCCATTAAAGACGTAATCACGCCCATATTAccttataaatgttaaaaatcacatacttcaaaatttgtttaaatttttaaaaatcatacaacAGAGATAAAACATGGAAGAGACatctattaatttattaatagtaAGATCTGACTGAATAATACAAattgtaaaacaaaaaattacataTAAAGTTTACCTCAAAAAATTATAGATAAATATTAGTAAATTGAATGCAGTAATGAAAAGAAAGActaaagtgaaggtcactcagtcgtgtctgactcgttgtgaccacatagactgtagagtccatggaattctccagggcagaatactggagtgtatagccttttccttctccagaggatcgtcccaaaccagggactgaacccaggtctcttgcattgcaggcagattctttggaaGTCATAGTTAAATAGGTTTTAGttttacaatgaaaaaataacatGCATAAAACAACCAGCAATGTAATGCattaaactttcaaaaaaaaaatagatataaatgacaaaattatcatttaatgacaaaaatagattaaaatgttagatgataataatattaaaaacaatattgaCAATACtgacaatattaaaatattaaatgacaataatagataaaatattcacacattaaatattaatactaaatatttgcattaaaatgATCTTAATATAGTAGACCTTTATAAAAAAAACAACCTCAATATCACATGGAATCATGGAAGGTCaaaataaattcctttaaaatagaGAAGAAGCCAGAGCTACAAGCcttaaacattattattattcattataaCTTTTGAAGTCTACCTTATAAAAGAAGATCAGAAAATGCAATAATATTTTTTGATGATGTGTTTATTATATAATTCATTTCCCCACATATGActctggaaaataatttatattctttgtTTGCCTCAatattctcatttgtaaaatgaagttaATGAAATTAACTATTTGATTagtttgttatgaggattaactTAGGTCAATTTACGCAAAATATTTAGGAGAGTATCTGGTATACAGTAAATACCATAGATGTACTTGATGGTATTTACTATTATtacatctagaaaaaaaaaagaccttataATAGATATTCACTTTATAATTGGTGAGATGTTAATAATTAGCTCCAAATGTTTTATGAATACTAAATATTATGTTTAAACTGCTTTGCGGCTGCCTGTTGTCGTCGGCGTTCCCGGTAGGCCCTATAGCTTGTGCTTGACGTTATGCCTGAGCCGGCAAAATCTGTTCCCGCGCCCAAGAAGGGTTCCAAGAAAGCCATGACCAAAGCCCAGAAAAAGGATGGCAAGAAGCGCAAGCGCAGCCGCAAGGAGAGCTATTCCATCTACGTGTACAAAGTGTTGAAACAGGTGCACCCGGACACCGGCATCTCGTCCAAAGCCATGGGCATCATGAACTCATTTGTCAACGACATCTTCGAGCGCATCGCCGGCGAAGCGTCGCGCTTAGCCCATTACAACAAGCGCTCAACCATCACTTCCTGGGAGATCCAAACGGCCGTGCGACTGCTGCTGCCCGGCGAGCTAGCCAAGCACGCCATGTCCGAGGGCACCAAGGCGGTCACCAAGTACACCAGCTCCAAGTGAGTCCCTGTGGGGACTCGGCACTCGCACGAGTTGCCCAGCCACTTGACGTTCTAAAGGTTCTTTTCAGAGCCACCCACCTTCTCAGTGGAATAAACTcacctttttactttacttttgttGTCTGTTATGGTACTTTTTCTGTACCGCCGATTTTTTTTCTAGTAAGAACTGGCCTGTCTCTTAGGATGAAGAGGAGGTACTCCAGAAAAGACCAAGTTTTGTGGATCAGTCCAGAACTAGCTAGAATAACTGTTCACTCATGCAAgtaacttaccttttccagtaaAACCGTGAGAGATGGGTGGTCAGTGTAAATCTATtcaggaggatggggagggagggtggaaagTTAAGCATTAGTTACTTTACAGCAGATAGAGTGGGTCAACTCAAGTCCATTTTTCTTGAGCTCAAA
The sequence above is a segment of the Ovis aries strain OAR_USU_Benz2616 breed Rambouillet chromosome 12, ARS-UI_Ramb_v3.0, whole genome shotgun sequence genome. Coding sequences within it:
- the LOC114117289 gene encoding histone H2B type 2-E-like, which produces MPEPAKSVPAPKKGSKKAMTKAQKKDGKKRKRSRKESYSIYVYKVLKQVHPDTGISSKAMGIMNSFVNDIFERIAGEASRLAHYNKRSTITSWEIQTAVRLLLPGELAKHAMSEGTKAVTKYTSSK